The Daucus carota subsp. sativus chromosome 7, DH1 v3.0, whole genome shotgun sequence genome window below encodes:
- the LOC108196372 gene encoding protein SEMI-ROLLED LEAF 2 isoform X2 codes for MGFMSQKIFPACGNMCVCCPALRSRSRQPVKRYKKLLAEIFPKSPIAKYLEERCCKELRSEHIKYVKIVSEVYNKLLSICKEQMAYFAVNLLNLVIELLDNSKRNMVQMIGCQTLTRFIYSQVDGTYTHNIESLVPKVCLLAHQTSEEHQNRCLQASSLQCISSMVWYMAEFSHIFVEFDKIVKAILDNYETDRSSEGDVARREANHNWVNEVVRCEGQGGAGAGNEINASCVIIRPRPEKRDPCLLTREEVETPKVWVQICLQRMVELAKESTTMRLILDPMFVYFDMGQHWVGRHGLALMVLSDMSYYMEYPGHQQFLLTAVVRHLDHKNVSHDPKIKSDIIQTATALARQIRSSVVLSDIGFVNDLCRHMRKSLQASVDSVGEQELNLNIILQNSIEDCLLETARGIADVRPLFDMMAISLESLPITRVYARATIRSLMVVADMISLATSKSQQVFPEALLVQLLKAMLHADLEVRVGAHHIFSVLLIPKSNHHGYDNSTRTRRWRSSTESASASASISSLLEKLRREKDGNKGEKDGNKVEKQGSNAQDCLKERDNAEEDWKQGWARKNSPNLHTLSTIIDRTAGSNSSAEAEPPVVTLNEDQITQLLSAFFLQANLSDNLPSDIEAIAHSFCLTLLSSRLKSSSGNLVVRFFQLPLSLRKLSLDPDHGIFSSVYQRSLLILSTAMLQLAAKLYQIPHVNDLLKSSLRYDVDPYVGISNDFQVFVKPLVNVGEYGSSGDNQGASFLLSELRKNIFESENIMLDILSQSLSKITKMEANDLVQQLSEGFVPDDTFMFGPQSMIDMDHVQAFARSKGSLSFDGDFPSDSSGDDDVTSESSVADFTNFIPKLPASPSMSHIISIGQLLESALEVAGQVAGTTVSTSPLPFSAMASQCQTLGTDTRKKLTNWLSSENHQQMKSISPITTIPVDEQSSFSKIMGEDEPVGGALLTMESRLALRLPPASPFDNFLRAARQH; via the exons ATGGGTTTTATGTCTCAGAAGATATTCCCAGCATGTGGGAACATGTGTGTTTGTTGCCCGGCTTTGAGATCACGATCTCGACAACCAGTTAAGAGATACAAGAAGTTGCTTGCTGAGATCTTCCCTAAATCACCT ATTGCAAAATATCTCGAAGAAAGATGCTGCAAAGAATTGCGGTCCGAGCACATTAAATATGTCAAAATCGTGTCAGAGGTGTACAATAAATTGCTCTCCATTTGCAAGGAGCAAAT GGCGTATTTTGCTGTCAATTTACTGAATCTAGTAATTGAACTGTTGGATAACTCTAAACGGAATATGGTTCAGATGATTGGATGTCAAACCTTGACAAGATTCATATATAGTCAG GTGGATGGAACATACACACATAATATTGAGAGTTTGGTACCCAAAGTATGTTTACTTGCACATCAGACTAGTGAAGAACATCAAAACCGCTGTTTGCAGGCATCAAGCTTACAGTGCATTTCATCAATG GTTTGGTATATGGCAGAATTTTCACACATTTTTGTCGAATTTGATAAG ATTGTAAAAGCTATTTTGGATAACTATGAGACTGATAGAAGTAGTGAAGGAGATGTTGCTAGAAGGGAGGCAAATCATAATTGGGTGAATGAAGTTGTTCGATGTGAAGGACAAGGTGGTGCTGGAGCTGGAAATGAAATAAATGCTAGCTGTGTGATCATCAGGCCTCGACCAGAAAAGAGAGACCCTTGTCTTTTAACTAG AGAAGAGGTTGAGACTCCAAAAGTATGGGTTCAAATATGTCTGCAACGGATGGTTGAACTGGCGAAAGAGAGTACAACAATGCGGCTAATTTTGGATCCAATGTTTGTCTATTTTGACATGGGTCAGCATTGGGTTGGTAGACATGGATTAGCCCTGATGGTTCTGTCTGATATGTCATACTATATGGAGTATCCAG GGCATCAGCAATTTCTTTTAACTGCTGTTGTTCGTCATTTGGACCATAAAAATGTCTCGCATGATCCCAAAATTAAATCTGATATCATCCAAACTGCTACTGCTTTGGCTCGGCAAATTAGGTCCAGTGTTGTACTTTCGGACATTGGTTTTGTGAATGACCTCTGCAGGCATATGAGGAAAAGCCTTCAAGCATCAGTGGATTCAGTGGGGGAACAAGAGTTAAACTTGAATATCATCCTACAAAATTCTATTGAGGATTGCTTACTTGAAACAGCCAGAGGG ATCGCTGATGTGCGGCCACTATTTGACATGATGGCGATAAGTCTGGAGAGTCTTCCAATAACTAGGGTTTATGCAAGGGCAACAATTCGATCCTTAATGGTTGTTGCGGATATGATATCATTAGCAACTTCAAAATCACAGCAA GTGTTTCCGGAGGCTCTTCTTGTTCAACTTTTGAAAGCGATGTTGCATGCAGATCTTGAAGTTCGTGTGGGAGCACAccatatattttctgttttgcTCATCCCTAAGTCGAACCATCATGGATATGATAATTCTACTCGCACAAGGAGATGGCGTTCTAGTACTGAATCTGCTTCTGCTTCGGCTTCAATTTCAAGTCTACTTGAGAAGCTAAGAAGAGAAAAGGATGGAAATAAAGGTGAAAAGGATGGAAATAAAGTAGAAAAGCAAGGAAGTAATGCTCAAGATTGTTTAAAGGAAAGAGACAATGCTGAAGAAGATTGGAAACAGGGATGGGCTCGCAAGAATTCCCCTAATTTGCACACTTTGAGCACTATTATCGACAGGACTGCTGGGTCGAATAGCTCGGCAGAGGCA GAACCACCTGTCGTGACATTGAATGAGGATCAAATAACTCAGTTGTTATCTGCTTTTTTCCTACAAGCAAATCTCTCGGATAATTTACCTTCAGATATTGAAGCAATAGCCCACTCGTTCTGCTTGACGCTTCTATCATCTCGCCTCAAG AGCTCCAGTGGCAATCTTGTGGTTCGCTTCTTTCAGCTCCCTCTATCACTTAGGAAGTTATCACTAGACCCCGACCATG gAATCTTTTCTTCGGTTTACCAGAGATCACTCCTGATTTTGTCAACTGCAATGTTGCAACTTGCTGCGAAACTTTATCAGATTCCTCATGTGAATGATCTACTAAAGTCGTCTCTGAGATACGAT GTTGACCCATATGTCGGTATCAGTAATGACTTTCAAGTCTTCGTAAAGCCTCTGGTTAATGTGGGTGAATATGGGTCTTCCGGTGATAATCAAGGAGCTTCCTTTTTGCTGTCTGAGTTACGGAAGAATATATTTGAATCTGAGAATATTATGCTGGATATTCTATCCCAGAGTTTATCTAAAATTACCAAG ATGGAGGCAAATGACCTTGTCCAGCAGCTTTCAGAAGGGTTTGTACCCGATGACACATTCATGTTTGGTCCACAATCTATGATTGACATGGATCATGTTCAGGCATTTGCACGTTCGAAGGGATCCCTTTCTTTTGATGGG GATTTTCCCAGCGATTCATCAGGTGACGATGATGTAACAAGTGAATCCTCTGTTGCTGACTTCACCAATTTTATACCCAAATTGCCTGCTTCCCCTTCCATGTCTCACATTATCAGCATTGGGCAGCTTTTGGAATCG GCACTTGAAGTAGCTGGTCAAGTTGCTGGAACAACCGTCTCAACTTCACCCCTTCCGTTCAGTGCCATGGCTAGCCAATGTCAAACTCTGGGTACAGACACAAGAAAAAAGCTCACGAACTGGCTATCTAGTGAGAATCATCAGCAGATGAAATCAATTTCTCCTATTACAACGATTCCTGTTGATGAGCAATCTTCATTTAGCAAG ATAATGGGTGAAGACGAACCTGTTGGTGGAGCTTTGTTGACAATGGAGTCGAGGTTGGCTCTGAGGTTGCCTCCTGCTAGTCCTTTCGACAACTTCCTTAGAGCAGCTAGACAGC
- the LOC108196372 gene encoding protein SEMI-ROLLED LEAF 2 isoform X1 — protein MGFMSQKIFPACGNMCVCCPALRSRSRQPVKRYKKLLAEIFPKSPDASPNDRKILKLCEYAAKNPFRIPKIAKYLEERCCKELRSEHIKYVKIVSEVYNKLLSICKEQMAYFAVNLLNLVIELLDNSKRNMVQMIGCQTLTRFIYSQVDGTYTHNIESLVPKVCLLAHQTSEEHQNRCLQASSLQCISSMVWYMAEFSHIFVEFDKIVKAILDNYETDRSSEGDVARREANHNWVNEVVRCEGQGGAGAGNEINASCVIIRPRPEKRDPCLLTREEVETPKVWVQICLQRMVELAKESTTMRLILDPMFVYFDMGQHWVGRHGLALMVLSDMSYYMEYPGHQQFLLTAVVRHLDHKNVSHDPKIKSDIIQTATALARQIRSSVVLSDIGFVNDLCRHMRKSLQASVDSVGEQELNLNIILQNSIEDCLLETARGIADVRPLFDMMAISLESLPITRVYARATIRSLMVVADMISLATSKSQQVFPEALLVQLLKAMLHADLEVRVGAHHIFSVLLIPKSNHHGYDNSTRTRRWRSSTESASASASISSLLEKLRREKDGNKGEKDGNKVEKQGSNAQDCLKERDNAEEDWKQGWARKNSPNLHTLSTIIDRTAGSNSSAEAEPPVVTLNEDQITQLLSAFFLQANLSDNLPSDIEAIAHSFCLTLLSSRLKSSSGNLVVRFFQLPLSLRKLSLDPDHGIFSSVYQRSLLILSTAMLQLAAKLYQIPHVNDLLKSSLRYDVDPYVGISNDFQVFVKPLVNVGEYGSSGDNQGASFLLSELRKNIFESENIMLDILSQSLSKITKMEANDLVQQLSEGFVPDDTFMFGPQSMIDMDHVQAFARSKGSLSFDGDFPSDSSGDDDVTSESSVADFTNFIPKLPASPSMSHIISIGQLLESALEVAGQVAGTTVSTSPLPFSAMASQCQTLGTDTRKKLTNWLSSENHQQMKSISPITTIPVDEQSSFSKIMGEDEPVGGALLTMESRLALRLPPASPFDNFLRAARQH, from the exons ATGGGTTTTATGTCTCAGAAGATATTCCCAGCATGTGGGAACATGTGTGTTTGTTGCCCGGCTTTGAGATCACGATCTCGACAACCAGTTAAGAGATACAAGAAGTTGCTTGCTGAGATCTTCCCTAAATCACCT GATGCCTCTCCTAATGATCGCAAAATTCTCAAGTTATGTGAATATGCTGCAAAAAACCCTTTCAGGATCCCGAAA ATTGCAAAATATCTCGAAGAAAGATGCTGCAAAGAATTGCGGTCCGAGCACATTAAATATGTCAAAATCGTGTCAGAGGTGTACAATAAATTGCTCTCCATTTGCAAGGAGCAAAT GGCGTATTTTGCTGTCAATTTACTGAATCTAGTAATTGAACTGTTGGATAACTCTAAACGGAATATGGTTCAGATGATTGGATGTCAAACCTTGACAAGATTCATATATAGTCAG GTGGATGGAACATACACACATAATATTGAGAGTTTGGTACCCAAAGTATGTTTACTTGCACATCAGACTAGTGAAGAACATCAAAACCGCTGTTTGCAGGCATCAAGCTTACAGTGCATTTCATCAATG GTTTGGTATATGGCAGAATTTTCACACATTTTTGTCGAATTTGATAAG ATTGTAAAAGCTATTTTGGATAACTATGAGACTGATAGAAGTAGTGAAGGAGATGTTGCTAGAAGGGAGGCAAATCATAATTGGGTGAATGAAGTTGTTCGATGTGAAGGACAAGGTGGTGCTGGAGCTGGAAATGAAATAAATGCTAGCTGTGTGATCATCAGGCCTCGACCAGAAAAGAGAGACCCTTGTCTTTTAACTAG AGAAGAGGTTGAGACTCCAAAAGTATGGGTTCAAATATGTCTGCAACGGATGGTTGAACTGGCGAAAGAGAGTACAACAATGCGGCTAATTTTGGATCCAATGTTTGTCTATTTTGACATGGGTCAGCATTGGGTTGGTAGACATGGATTAGCCCTGATGGTTCTGTCTGATATGTCATACTATATGGAGTATCCAG GGCATCAGCAATTTCTTTTAACTGCTGTTGTTCGTCATTTGGACCATAAAAATGTCTCGCATGATCCCAAAATTAAATCTGATATCATCCAAACTGCTACTGCTTTGGCTCGGCAAATTAGGTCCAGTGTTGTACTTTCGGACATTGGTTTTGTGAATGACCTCTGCAGGCATATGAGGAAAAGCCTTCAAGCATCAGTGGATTCAGTGGGGGAACAAGAGTTAAACTTGAATATCATCCTACAAAATTCTATTGAGGATTGCTTACTTGAAACAGCCAGAGGG ATCGCTGATGTGCGGCCACTATTTGACATGATGGCGATAAGTCTGGAGAGTCTTCCAATAACTAGGGTTTATGCAAGGGCAACAATTCGATCCTTAATGGTTGTTGCGGATATGATATCATTAGCAACTTCAAAATCACAGCAA GTGTTTCCGGAGGCTCTTCTTGTTCAACTTTTGAAAGCGATGTTGCATGCAGATCTTGAAGTTCGTGTGGGAGCACAccatatattttctgttttgcTCATCCCTAAGTCGAACCATCATGGATATGATAATTCTACTCGCACAAGGAGATGGCGTTCTAGTACTGAATCTGCTTCTGCTTCGGCTTCAATTTCAAGTCTACTTGAGAAGCTAAGAAGAGAAAAGGATGGAAATAAAGGTGAAAAGGATGGAAATAAAGTAGAAAAGCAAGGAAGTAATGCTCAAGATTGTTTAAAGGAAAGAGACAATGCTGAAGAAGATTGGAAACAGGGATGGGCTCGCAAGAATTCCCCTAATTTGCACACTTTGAGCACTATTATCGACAGGACTGCTGGGTCGAATAGCTCGGCAGAGGCA GAACCACCTGTCGTGACATTGAATGAGGATCAAATAACTCAGTTGTTATCTGCTTTTTTCCTACAAGCAAATCTCTCGGATAATTTACCTTCAGATATTGAAGCAATAGCCCACTCGTTCTGCTTGACGCTTCTATCATCTCGCCTCAAG AGCTCCAGTGGCAATCTTGTGGTTCGCTTCTTTCAGCTCCCTCTATCACTTAGGAAGTTATCACTAGACCCCGACCATG gAATCTTTTCTTCGGTTTACCAGAGATCACTCCTGATTTTGTCAACTGCAATGTTGCAACTTGCTGCGAAACTTTATCAGATTCCTCATGTGAATGATCTACTAAAGTCGTCTCTGAGATACGAT GTTGACCCATATGTCGGTATCAGTAATGACTTTCAAGTCTTCGTAAAGCCTCTGGTTAATGTGGGTGAATATGGGTCTTCCGGTGATAATCAAGGAGCTTCCTTTTTGCTGTCTGAGTTACGGAAGAATATATTTGAATCTGAGAATATTATGCTGGATATTCTATCCCAGAGTTTATCTAAAATTACCAAG ATGGAGGCAAATGACCTTGTCCAGCAGCTTTCAGAAGGGTTTGTACCCGATGACACATTCATGTTTGGTCCACAATCTATGATTGACATGGATCATGTTCAGGCATTTGCACGTTCGAAGGGATCCCTTTCTTTTGATGGG GATTTTCCCAGCGATTCATCAGGTGACGATGATGTAACAAGTGAATCCTCTGTTGCTGACTTCACCAATTTTATACCCAAATTGCCTGCTTCCCCTTCCATGTCTCACATTATCAGCATTGGGCAGCTTTTGGAATCG GCACTTGAAGTAGCTGGTCAAGTTGCTGGAACAACCGTCTCAACTTCACCCCTTCCGTTCAGTGCCATGGCTAGCCAATGTCAAACTCTGGGTACAGACACAAGAAAAAAGCTCACGAACTGGCTATCTAGTGAGAATCATCAGCAGATGAAATCAATTTCTCCTATTACAACGATTCCTGTTGATGAGCAATCTTCATTTAGCAAG ATAATGGGTGAAGACGAACCTGTTGGTGGAGCTTTGTTGACAATGGAGTCGAGGTTGGCTCTGAGGTTGCCTCCTGCTAGTCCTTTCGACAACTTCCTTAGAGCAGCTAGACAGC